Proteins encoded in a region of the Benincasa hispida cultivar B227 chromosome 2, ASM972705v1, whole genome shotgun sequence genome:
- the LOC120071145 gene encoding ABSCISIC ACID-INSENSITIVE 5-like protein 2: protein MGIQTMGSQLNGQQSHLQPAPLTRQNSWYGLTLEEVKNQLGEMGKPLGSMNLDELLHNIWTTEANQSMGMESESSSSVYSLQRQASFSLARALSGKTVDDVWREIQHGQKKKNREDLNSEHSEIILGEVTLEDFLIQAGIYAEASPSSIMGLDAIDTMALAERNFSQKMGLLSSTPSLGTQSDTTTPKRRRDPSDTPEKTMERRLKRKIKNRESAARSRARKQAYHNELVNKVSRLEEENLKLKKEKEFENTMQSEPILEPKYQLRRTSSAAF, encoded by the exons ATGGGGATTCAGACGATGGGTTCTCAATTGAACGGCCAACAATCTCATTTACAACCTGCCCCATTGACAAGGCAAAACTCATGGTACGGTCTTACTCTTGAAGAGGTTAAAAACCAGTTAGGTGAAATGGGAAAGCCATTAGGCAGCATGAACCTTGATGAGCTTCTTCATAACATCTGGACAACTGAAGCCAACCAATCCATGGGAATGGAGAGTGAGAGTTCCTCTTCAGTATATTCTCTCCAACGTCAGGCCAGTTTCTCACTGGCCAGAGCATTGAGTGGGAAGACTGTTGATGATGTGTGGAGGGAGATTCAACATGggcagaagaaaaaaaatcgtgAAGATTTGAACAGTGAGCATAGTGAGATTATACTTGGTGAGGTGACTTTAGAGGATTTCTTGATACAAGCAGGGATTTATGCTGAGGCTTCTCCAAGTTCCATTATGGGCTTGGATGCCATTGATACTATGGCATTGGCAGAGAGGAATTTTTCACAGAAAATGGGCTTGTTGTCATCAACCCCTTCACTAGGCACACAATCAGATACAACGACACCAAAACGGAGAAGGGATCCCTCAGACACACCTGAGAAGACTATGGAGCGGAGGCTaaagagaaaaatcaagaataGGGAGTCTGCGGCTCGCTCTCGAGCCAGAAAACAG GCCTACCATAATGAATTGGTGAACAAGGTCTCACGTCTTGAAGAGGAGAATTTAAAGCTCAAGAAAGAGAAG GAATTCGAGAACACGATGCAAAGCGAACCAATCTTGGAACCGAAGTATCAGCTGCGTAGAACTAGTTCAGCTGCCTTCTAA